The sequence TGCCATCTACCAAAAAATTTACGTTTACTACATTATAATCAAATTGACTACTGTCAAACGAATTTGGTAATTTTGAATGTGTAGTTGAACTAAGGCTAATCTTACGTCATTTTATGAaactttttttaacttttattttaaactatacttacattaaatattatagtatttatcaaattatttgttaattttttttattacaagaatttattaattataaaatttatcacttattcaattattaattatttatattcaactaattaaagttatttataattatttaattatttattattattttttataaatatacaaaaaatcttttaaattaaattacttaattttaggatttatttcactaattttgttaaataaatattaatttaaataattgtccatttaaaaaataacttgttACTAGTTTTATAACAAACTATtaacttattataaattattaaaataacaaaatttttattatctcaaaattttaccgaaattcttttatttaaattatttttatttaataaaatattatatttttcattaatataattatttcttaatattttttattgtaagaatttattcaatattaaattcattacttattcaattattaattatctattctcaactaataaaagttatttattgattcaaaaaaaaaagttatctattaaatatttaattatttattattattttttaaacaaaatacaaatttcATTTACGTCATTTTATGAAAccttttttaacttttattttaaactatacttacattaaatattatagtatttatcaaattatttgttaattttttttattacaagaatttattaattataaaatttatcacttattcaattattaaatatttatattcaactaattaaagttatttataattatttaattatttattattattttttataaatatacaaaaaatcttTTAAATTCAATTACTTAATTTTAGGATTTAATTCactaattttgttaaataaatattaatttaaataattgtccatttaaaaaataacttgttACTAGTTTTATAACAAACTATtaacttattataaattattaaaataacaaaatttttattatctcAAAATTTCACCGAAatccttttatttaaattatttttatttaataaaatattatattttttattaatataattatttcttaatattttttattgtaagaatttatttaatgttaaattcattacttatttaattattaattatctattctcaactaataaaagttatttattgattcaaaaaaataaataaaagttatttattaaatatttaattatttattattattttttaaacaaaatacaaatttcatttacttaaattacttaattttaacattaattttattaatttttataaataattattaccttataatttttctttttaaataccactttaatattttttataaaaaaattactaatttattaaattaacctaattttttttactatatgaaattttaaaaaaaaattggacagCATAACATTTATATTTTACACTATacccaaaaaattttaaacctgatttatacaatctttacaactttaaaatacattacacatttttaaatattacaaagtttcaaagtaaatcaaaaatttattacaatacaaaaaataacaaaaaaacaaatacaAACACACATACTATTTTCAGATTATACACAtctatattaaaaagaaaaaaaaaattacaatcactTAAAACAATACATACATTATTAAAAACACATACATATAactcaaatacatatatatttaaacatatatttaaaataaatattacaaacatctaaacaacaaaatttatctacatatttataaatacatatataaatataaaacaatatatatacatattacaaATGAGGGTATACCTCAAAAATCGCCGCCGGTGGCGGTGGGCTGACGGAGGTTCAGGCGGAGGAGAGACCCGGTGCTGGGCTGAGCTGACGCGCGACTTCAGGTGGACGATGGTGGTGGCCGGACGTAGCTTCAGGCGCCTGGGTTGAATgggttagggttagggttgaatggGTTGAAGGCTGAGAAATGAGGAAGGCTGAATAGAGAGGAAAATGGGTTAGGGTTTTTAGTTTTGGCTGAGAAATGAGGAAGGCTcgctgcattttttttttatatacaaagAACTTCCCAACGACATAGACCAACGACATTGTCGTTGGTGACAGACTGATCACTGCAACGTGTCAGTCTGTCACCAACGACAATGTCGTTGGGAGCTGAAATGAGAGGGAAAATTACCGCCCTTTTACAACGGCCATTTTTCAAATTATACAAAACTTTTCCCAACGACAATGTCGTTATTGAAGTATTTTCAATAACGACATTGTCGTTAttgatgatatatttttttttaaaaaaaataataatagttgtCCCAACGACAGGTAAGTGTCGTTTTTGATAGTACCATTTTTAATGAGGACTTTTTGGCGTTGGTAATAGTGGCGTTGGTATAAACCGTTATTGTTGTAGTGACTTTTCCCCTTCTCGAAACCCAACACCTCCAAGGTTTTTCGGGAGGCAAACCTTATCCCAAGAAACCCGGTGAAGCTTACTTCTGTTCCCTGAAACTCCCCATAAGAAGTCCCGACAACTCTTGTCAATTGCAGCCGTAATTTTGGATGGGAGAATGAAGATACTCATCTAGTAATTCCTTATTCCAGCAAAACCGAATGGATCATTTGAGCACGACCTGCAAAAGAAAGATTTCTACTTGCCCAGTAGTTTAGGTTCTTATTCAGCTTGTCCAAAATAACTCCACAATCAGCTGCTTTCCATTTGGTAGGTTTAAGATTGACCCCTAGGTACTTTAGGGGGAAGCTTCCCTCTTCTATTTGAACCATATCAAGAATTTTGGATTTGACCTCTTCGCTAACCCCTCCAAAGTATATGTGAGGCTTCAAGGTGTTTGCAGACAACCCTGTGTCTTTGCAGAACTTAGTGAAAGCCTCAcgtattaatgtatttttttttacaaaaaatagtactttatataattatcgtatgttaaattttaatttatactaaaatattatatatttagatacccataaaaattaatattacatatagttttatgtaaaaatattacataaaaaataatttaatataatactaaatAATACAATAAAGTGTAACATGGCCTCTCAATTAAACCCTAAATGAATTTCTTATAATCACTAGATTTTCATATTGTACTGACAATGTTTACTaaggctaaataaaatatatttttatatataagatTTGTACCTCTTACATACATCGTGATTTGTTCAACTTTTGtacattttatgtcatatatattaaaaactAAACGACATATTGAATATAgtttattcttttttctttttgaaggaATGAATAtagtttattttaagtttgtatgTATCTTCATGAAAAGTTAAAACTTAcccaattcaaattcaaatccGAGTTCAAACGTTGAAAAGGGTCAAAAGGTGTTCATATATGCAAACTAAAACCATATAAAAACTCCCTAATCGTTCACTAATTCGTTAAATTTGCCGTcccttttgttttgttgtttatgTTAAAATTTAGTGCATCTAGCTAGTTTTGTGTTCAAGTTTCTTAAGACACGAGCGCCAAacaatgtttgttttttttacattcttTTTGTATAATATATTGAATAAGAATATTATCAAGTTAAGTGCTTCATGATCATATCCTCAACCgttaaactaaaatataataaataaaatttaaagattaattttttattaaatatatgtaattaCGTTTATTAATACatttgatttatatttttttatacatgGTTAGCTATACATTGtccaattattaaattaaactgAAGAAGCTCATGTGTATCTATTCTTTTGTCAGTCGTGCCTACACATAAACGATGGAGTAATTAATCATCTAATATAATCTTTTAGGCATAAATGAACATGTCACATTTGTCGTCTTCCCCACAATTATTTACGTACTTTTAAACCAAATTCATTGTCTCTATTTCTGAACTGTTTCTGAATTGTTAACGCAATATTAACAATTTGTTGAGCTTTCAATTTATGGAACTTCATCCATCCTAATTCTTTTCCGCTTTCTTGTCAtgtcaaaattcatacacacaaGTTACACTACTCAATCAATTATTATGTGTATGctgactttttcttttttcatttaacCTAtgtcaaaaaggaaaaaaaaaaaagaactataGCACCATTAAGCTTGGTCCTAAATTCTATAATCtaatatgtataatgtataaattgttGGCACGGTTGCTATTgtagatattttttataaaatcatacaaaaaaaaaaaaatagcaattgtattttattatggGGTTAAAGCTTGCCAATCAATATCTATTCttaggggtgtgcataaatcgatctAATCTAATGAGAACCGATCGATCCAATTACAATCGACCACCAaatattggatatccaattgttatcggatcggattggatgttatttttaaatatccaattggatcggatcggatggtagATGAggtgtctaaaaatccaatacatccaacatccaatcaaacaaattagtattttcatttagtttgaatgagtaattagattttatattgttatacgtcaaatctatatgtatatatgaaaattaacattaaagttttgctctttttttcttggattggatggatccagtccgatccaatacatactggatctaaaatattagatggatccaatccgatccaaaaaatattaggtttaaaatattggataaacctgaattaaataaataaatatatatatgaaatacatccaatggatagaaccgatccaatccaacatccaatggatgttggatcgattggatgacgaaattaattggattggatcggatggtaaaatctaacatccaatatatgattggatcggatctaaataggcctaaaaacattgaatgtgatccaatgaacacccctatctattctatataaaatgtgattATATAATAGATTTTttgatttatgagaaattattggatgattttttttttaactttttaatggcgttaactcaaaaaatatatatatatatactagtaaaaactacgtgcgaggcacgtatactaaattttatgctagtttttttctatgtgatttgaaagtgatacaataaaaaattaaagaaaaaaaattattagttattaggtgagattatttgaataaagaacaataaataatcacgtaaaaatcaaaaataattatttgaataaagaattcaatatacacatttatatatatgaatctcattaatcaaaaagaattattaaatatatgaacaataatttgtcacgctatatgtttcccaataaagaaattcacctcctcatagtcaaaaataaacaatacatgtaatacagatctttgtaatgaagtacctaaaagaaacaaaacttcagttagcataatcggaaaaggtttaagtgaactaaataatgactaagaagatctaaattacaaaatgaaaataacatgtctatatgagtatgattctattgctatatgagcataattgatctaagagaaaatagataaacttataaacatataaatatacttaatattaattttgacaaagaaacaattcaattataaacaattctaaatatcagcttgacaatttcaacacactaattactcattaaataaccataatgtatacatcatgataattttattttatttgatatcaaatgatagagattattgaggttttcagccatggaaaacacactatgatcaaaaagtaatgctcattaattgtatatttcaaagaaaccctaatttccatgaatgtccctaataatatataaacaataaagttgtaaattaaaaaaaaaaaaaagtagcaaaatttcatttaatataagaaatagaacaaattgaagatttatacaatactggaatttgaactcttagaagtcattagcgaaggggcgaaactcgttagatctCATAGTTGAAcactaccttaaaaaaaattaaatgatgtggaggtttttttatgtgtttctgtttcgatatgttcttttaaaacaccataaattgtaaaacaagcctAACAGTTGCTTAATGTTTCCTTAGCTTTAACGTGGCACCCACTTCTTAGATTGACTTTTTTATCTTGTATATTTATGTATCTTTGAGATTTAACGGAAAAGGCTCTATTGCCTTGAGATTTAAACCacgttttattttcttattatttacagGGCCGACATGCTTTGGTCTATGATATAAATACAACAAATGAGACTTGGGAGTGGGTTGACCTTAAGGAGGTAACAATTGTGTTTTAAAATCTTGGTTCCTGAAGAATGTTTCAAGATACAAGTATGAtgggttttttatattatagacGATTTGTTCCAAAACATAATAGAACTAACCAATTTAGGTTAATGATCTGGCTTCTGATACGTCCATATTAAAGATGATTGGGGGTGTGCGGTTCTGTAAATGctatgaaataattttgtagttagtcTGTGAATATTGCAATGAAAGTGTTGGTTTGACCTGGCAATTTtgtggttacaacttacaagaattcttgacaaggttgttgaatagtaaaccaatataaaacttgttttactctgttgaataatatgaaagataattcattttttcaccatgtttaaaaataaatacaaatttgatgagcatattccttttttcttttaattgagAGTTCccgggttgttttttttttttaaatgtgttgtgattctcgaatatttagcatcaaatatcagtgcaaatattaatggaatttgttttattattattttattatatataaataatattttattattttattaaataaaaattaaaagtcacccaaatatcaattcaaatattaatgggatttgttttattattattttattatatataaataatattttattattttattaaataaaaattaaaagtcacccataaatttctcaaaaaccaagaattttagttatataggcacactttatatagaatagatatatatataaaatgttacTATCTTAAACTAattccccaaaaaaaaaattgtaactatgATGAAACTAATTCCTTAAAATGTTAAGTTTGTTACAATCGGATGCTTCAAGACATCTCCGGCATGAAAGTCCTCATCCTCGATTCTCACACCGTAAGTTCCACTAATGATGCAATTgtgaaaaggaaagaaaaaattaCGGTTCATGTATTGTCTTGTAGACATTGTAGAATtgatttttgtttgattttgaattaatgAGATGCAAGTTAGTATAGTGAGTGTTGTGTATTCACATTCTGAGCTTCTTTCTTCAGAAAGAGGTGTTCTTGGTAGAGTTGATAGAATCTATTGCAATGTCAAAAGAGTCCATGTCTCATCTCAAAGCCATTTACTTCCTTCGACCCACCTCAGAAAATATCCAGCAGTTGTGGCGTCAATTGGCTACTCCAAGATTTGGAGAGTACCATctatgtaagtttttctaattttgttgGGAAAATTGAATTTAGTTGCATGAATTCAGTTGGGAAGAGTAACTTATTTCTTGAATCCTTTTCTTACGCCATACCGTATGGAAGGAAGAAATAATGGCATTTATGGTTTCCCAAAAGGCTTTGTTCTAACCACTCCAAATAAGTGATCACGACTTTCTTCATGAGCCCTACAGATCAAGCACTCTTTCACTGTAATCTCTCTGGTATGCAGCCTCCACACAGCTAACCACACTATAAACTCTTTTTTTGGAAGGCTATACATGATCCATATTCCATAATACCACTTCTCCTCATGCTAAGTAAAAAGTACTTTAGAGCTCATATCTTTTATATTGTAGCATATATGAATCAAATCTGTTTGGCAGCTATTGTCTCTGTCGAAACAAAAGAAGATTAGAATCCACCGatgagtattattatttttcttatctacaatttttagacagaggttatcttcaattatcaataatttaaagattgatttttaattttcttttttatcttacacacaTTTAATTTGTGTTTCCTTAAGTAtttgaacatcaatttttagttcATTTTTGGATTTTTAAGATCATCATATATATTACAGTTAAATTATAAAACTTTCTTAAACGCTAATGTATTGCAtccagtatttatttttaattgtcaaaattataaattatattatttaaatatagataataataatctcacataatcactaataatatttttctttaatttttaattatatcacttttaaataaagtagaaaatacctagcataaaatttaatatacgtgcctcgcacgtagctttttgctagtcgatgtatatataaaggaaagatATAAGAGAGTCAGATGATACCTTAAAATAActctatatttttttctttaatttattaatttactacttttctaaataaaaaacttcatatatttatttatatttttataaaaagcaCTTCTATAtagatatgtgtatatataaatagttaaaaaattaaattacataaatattcttaacatctattctatataaaatgtggctatataacagaattcttggtttatgagaaattattgagtaatttttttaaaaaaaaaggttttctattaaaaaataacatttttttagCTGTTAAAtccctaatttatttttatctataatttcctttttccaaataaaatttgaattttctCTACATATAAGTTATTGACGATCCAtacttattttataatttatgtatatatatattgtgttttttaataaataaaatccaGCTCGGTAGAATTTTTATCACCAACGATATTTgagtattttactattttttgtttttaataactttttttttaacaatcaatattaattaaaaataatccgAGTTTAatacattataaaaaaaaatatatcatttattCAAGGGGTTTTTTCATATATAGCTATATTTAGGTCagaatttacttttttattatcatatgacaaaataaacaaaattaggAAAATTAAAGCTTTTTTTTCAATCTAAGAGTTGGGACTATGATATTATCAATGATCTGTTTGATGAAAGGGATAAGAACCTTGTGTTGTCTATACAACTGAGTGCGAATGCTACGGCTGATAAGTGGTATTGGAGTGAAGAAACTAATGGCCTATACACTATGAAGAGTGCATACCGACTGCTACAGCAGGATTCTGGTGTGCATGTTGCTGTTGAAGATCAGAATTTGGAAATTTCTCCGAAAGTGCAGCATTTTCTGTGGCGTGTTTTAGTTTGGTGCCTCCCAACAAAAGTTCAACTGAGCACCAAAAAGGTTAATGTCGATTTGTATTGTCCATTTTGCAACTTGGCGGTGGAAACTATTAGTCATGCCTTGCTCGAATGCCGGTTTGCGAGAAGCTGCTGGTGTGTCTCTATTGTCCCTGCTAGTGTGGATAGTGTTGGCTTCAACAGATGGCTTTCTGGTCTAACCGTGCATCACTCTGCTGCTGATGTCAAAGAAGCAGCTTGTATCAGTTGGAAGATATGGTCTGTTCGTAATGAGCTACTTTGGAATAAAAAAACTTGTTCTGCTATTGATGTGGTCCGATCGGCTAGGATAGTGCTTGACCAATATTGTACTGCTCGATCTCAAAAGACGGGGGCATTGTTAATTGATGATATTAATAATGTAGACGAGCGGTGGAAGAAACCAAATTCACATATGGTCAAGATTAATGTCGACGGGGCTATTTTTCAGGAACAAAACAAGTTTGGCTTTGGGTGTGTGGCCCGTGACACGAATGGAATTCTCCTTGAAGCTATTTCTGCATCTCGGTTTGGGGTGGTTAAGCCCGAAATTGCCGAGACCATTGGGATTAAGGAGGCCTTAAGTTGGATAGAGAGAAAACAATGGTCCAGTGTAGTAATAGAAACTGATGCTTTGGTGGTGGTTCAAGCTATTAATAGCTCAATTTTAATGCCTTCTCAGTTTGGATTACTTGTTGGTGACTGTCGGTGTAACGCCCCGACtctcagggacgccacgtgtgtgtgctttttaaaaaaaagtttattatcactaatctataaattttgaaaaaaaaacagtgtggtttaatttaaatctttaattaaattcaaaataaagactTTCATTTTAAATACTATCGTAAAATAGGATCccctatttataaaataaaaatattcttttacaatagattacatttccaaacatagaaaggaattcgatcctgcttcccagaagccaagaccccacggctgatatgtacattgctgggagacctctgactcatggccgaacacagcttctaacttccttacctgcaccacaaagcacccgtgagtcacaatgactcagcaagaaaagctactagATAAAGAAAATCATggaaaataatagaaaattataGTACCACAGATTATACATACCAAGGgatcattctctttcaacgTACATATACAATTCAACGTCTATACAAGCAaacttgttacaaaattaagagtAATTATAGTTATACATAATCAATAACCTCAGTGTTTCATAAAACACCCTAATCATATAGTATTGTAAACACTTACTTTCAATGCTTCATAAAGTACTCCAGTTCACACATTAACATATCCACTCAATTTCAgtacttcataaagcactctaatCATGCATCATTACAAGAGAATTGATTAATTTCACAAGCAATATAACATTTGTTCAGTCACAC is a genomic window of Cannabis sativa cultivar Pink pepper isolate KNU-18-1 chromosome 9, ASM2916894v1, whole genome shotgun sequence containing:
- the LOC133031355 gene encoding uncharacterized protein LOC133031355, which translates into the protein MKSAYRLLQQDSGVHVAVEDQNLEISPKVQHFLWRVLVWCLPTKVQLSTKKVNVDLYCPFCNLAVETISHALLECRFARSCWCVSIVPASVDSVGFNRWLSGLTVHHSAADVKEAACISWKIWSVRNELLWNKKTCSAIDVVRSARIVLDQYCTARSQKTGALLIDDINNVDERWKKPNSHMVKINVDGAIFQEQNKFGFGCVARDTNGILLEAISASRFGVVKPEIAETIGIKEALIWITCW